A stretch of the Fusarium musae strain F31 chromosome 2, whole genome shotgun sequence genome encodes the following:
- a CDS encoding hypothetical protein (EggNog:ENOG41), translating into MSTPTTATATLPHYNPHHYQPSYAHSHTHHQTYQSNPSANFRSTVSNQNILPPPVSSAVSPSHSAILPPPYQLSPLGYSSSGSNGISLTNSNSRSAHHAQEPSPRHDAAYSTGSMTERAPATRAEQPSRKRRRSREPDWGTFYKNGLPKEIIVIDDTPEPEANTSRKITNGTAAAPSDNTSSQVAKKRRREDESGTVQASGYHIKYLESQHSTPLQVSTPAGSSNSSSDRTNSALNTTAPTSLSSNGQYEEGLAPLKRKRTRQQVANEAKRRDVDGLGDFFTYKPPPFPPKKASEVNVQVIHDRHYNKNVKVDDDDGHYIVVPDAELTEKYQIVRLLGQGTFGKVVEAHDRKRNKAVAVKIIRSVQKYRDASRIELRVLETLKRNDAENRNRCIHLRDCFDYRGHICIVMDLLDQSVFDFLKGNGFVPFPNSQIQSFARQLFTSVAFLHDLNLIHTDLKPENILLCNHAYQTFTYNRKIPSSSSTISRQATQRRVLLDTEIRLIDFGSATFQDEYHSSVVSTRHYRAPEIILGLGWSFPCDIWSIGCILVEFFTGDALFQTHDNLEHLAMMEAVVGSRIDSHLVQAVNKMSTRSGGNAASKYFKRLKLDYPTPDTTRGSRRFVKAMKHLDQIIPGNNTFLKNFVDLLKKIFVYDPAHRITAKQALQHPWLKEMAQPDDGTEAAKIRMERIRMEQQAQRHGYVRS; encoded by the exons ATGTCAACACCAACTACAGCGACGGCTACGCTTCCACACTACAATCCTCACCATTACCAGCCCTCCTATGCCCATTCGCACACGCATCATCAGACCTATCAGTCGAACCCCAGCGCCAATTTTCGTTCTACTGTCTCGAACCAGAATATCCTACCTCCTCCCGTCTCTTCGGCTGTGTCGCCTTCCCACAGTGCCATTCTGCCGCCCCCCTACCAGCTGTCGCCTTTGGGATACTCTTCATCGGGTTCGAATGGAATAAGTTTGACCAACTCTAACTCTCGCTCTGCACACCACGCTCAGGAACCCAGCCCGCGACACGACGCGGCATACTCTACAGGAAGTATGACGGAGCGTGCCCCTGCCACTCGCGCTGAGCAACCTTCGAGAAAGCGTAGACGCTCCAGAGAGCCCGATTGGGGCACCTTCTACAAGAATGGCCTGCCAAAGGAAATCATCGTCATTGACGACACACCCGAGCCTGAAGCAAACACTAGCCGGAAAATTACGAATGGTACTGCTGCTGCGCCCAGCGATAACACGAGCAGTCAGGTGGCTAAGAAGAGGAGACGAGAAGACGAGTCCGGCACTGTCCAGGCCTCGGGTTATCACATCAAATACCTCGAATCACAACACAGCACTCCTTTGCAGGTGTCAACACCAGCGGGCTCGTCCAATTCCAGCAGTGACCGCACCAATTCGGCACTTAACACCACCGCCCCGACATCACTCTCATCCAACGGCCAGTATGAGGAGGGACTGGCTCCCCTTAAGCGAAAACGCACCCGTCAACAGGTGGCGAATGAAGCCAAACGCCGCGATGTAGATGGCCTCGGGGACTTCTTCACATACAAGCCTCCGCCCTTTCCTCCAAAGAAGGCCTCTGAGGTTAACGTACAAGTTATCCATGAC CGACATTACAACAAAAatgtcaaggttgatgatgacgatggccaTTACATTGTCGTCCCTGATGCTGAACTCACAGAAAAAT ACCAGATTGTCCGCCTACTGGGCCAGGGAACCTTCGGCAAGGTCGTTGAAGCCCACGATCGAAAACGTAACAAGGCCGTGGCGGTCAAGATCATTCGATCAGTTCAGAAATACAGAGATGCTTCGCGGATAGAACTTCGTGTTCTCGAAACCCTCAAACGAAACGATGCAGAGAACCGTAACCGATGCATCCATCTACGAGACTGTTTCGATTATCGCGGTCACATTTGTATCGTCATGGACTTGCTCGATCAGAGCGTTTTCGATTTTCTCAAGGGCAATGGATTCGTTCCCTTTCCCAACAGCCAGATTCAGAGTTTTGCCCGACAACTCTTCACCAGTGTTGCCT TTCTGCACGACCTCAACTTGATCCATACTGACCTCAAGCCTGAGAATATCTTGCTGTGTAATCACGCCTACCAGACCTTCACATATAACCGCAAGATCccttcgtcctcttcaactATCAGCCGCCAAGCTACACAGCGGCGTGTTCTACTGGACACAGAGATTCGGCTCATCGACTTTGGCTCTGCCACATTCCAAGACGAGTACCACTCCTCGGTGGTTTCAACACGCCACTACCGTGCCCCAGAAATCATCCTTGGACTTGGGTGGTCGTTCCCTTGCGACATTTGGAGCATAGGATGCATCCTTGTCGAGTTCTTTACGGGTGATGCTCTCTTCCAGACACACGATAACTTGGAACAcctggccatgatggaggctGTCGTCGGATCAAGAATCGATAGTCATCTTGTCCAGGCTGTCAACAAGATGTCTACAAGAAGTGGTGGTAATGCCGCCTCAAA ATACTTCAAGAGACTCAAGCTTGATTATCCTACGCCAGACACAACACGCGGCTCCCGTCGCTTTGTGAAGGCGATGAAGCACCTCGAT CAAATTATTCCCGGAAACAACACTTTCCTCAAGAACTTTGTCGATCTGCTAAAGAAGATATTCGTTTACGACCCTGCCCATCGTATTACTGCAAAGCAAGCCTTGCAGCATCCTTGGCTCAAGGAGATGGCCCAACCTGACGACGGCACCGAGGCGGCTAAGATCCGCATGGAGCGGATACGCATGGAACAACAGGCTCAGAGACATGGATATGTCCGAAGTTGA
- a CDS encoding hypothetical protein (EggNog:ENOG41) yields the protein MVPHRTYHDPDEEIRHIPLPDISNHQLDELTDLLWMDPGVNIAVPNKEWLLDQQARVAKLDKSNRRSTKLLARLSAKLESLSYRLGADGSPTACLCSAHHGLHPKLIRRLMLLIIAECTERIQTLRTWRQRIAYPNAVIAWLDRIDAVTGLWIGRKAFNATFGYERVSPTNLVVKSKCEACIMSVIGGRPQVLSDLRATLTTRRDRHIEQGGRDPRLLRVVESWISHQHPNSRRAIYTGSAEISEELTNLINAINSLRGQRPESHISRSSSRSVYGHPYRVYEEDGSRGRARARQSIPEHSSRPSYSNHSQEDRSMFLRPESRSSYLSAPLQEGEQNWMDEDVDCQALLWMDCQMQQQGLTADERRQLFEDDVHPAFSDYAESVRNMSLDNRLQRDFAPEQQRRDSTATVTRQSVMSNQQRDSAYNGKRASIVPNEQMEISSVYSNPSAVPPPLSFSRGPTPPDTTASNSPTETEWEPASVFSPPESAAGSSTPRPDTVEPTSGGTRESTINAQLQAHIDFCRQYGFKTGIPSIDGEPSTPRPARGGKQRASAAPSIAASSIYSSHPGFRRSQENVGSLAPGGQTSRRTSRMSNQGQPQKSLFDHVRENRQLMEDSDEE from the coding sequence ATGGTACCCCATCGTACATATCATGACCCTGATGAGGAGATCAGGCATATCCCACTACCTGATATATCAAACCATCAGCTTGACGAACTCACGGACCTGTTGTGGATGGATCCAGGAGTCAACATAGCTGTGCCAAATAAAGAGTGGTTGCTAGACCAGCAAGCTCGTGTAGCTAAGCTCGACAAGTCAAACCGTCGTTCCACCAAACTCTTGGCCCGTCTTTCTGCCAAACTTGAGAGCCTGTCTTATAGACTTGGTGCCGACGGTTCGCCGACAGCATGTCTGTGCTCAGCCCATCATGGTCTTCACCCTAAGCTGATCCGGCGACTTATGCTCTTGATCATCGCCGAATGTACAGAGCGTATCCAGACTCTGCGCACTTGGCGACAGCGTATCGCTTATCCCAATGCTGTTATTGCATGGCTGGATCGCATTGATGCCGTGACAGGACTTTGGATCGGTCGTAAAGCTTTCAATGCCACCTTTGGCTACGAACGTGTTTCGCCCACAAACCTCGTGGTAAAAAGCAAGTGCGAAGCTTGCATCATGTCGGTCATTGGTGGTAGACCTCAGGTGCTGAGCGATCTGCGAGCGACATTGACCACGCGAAGGGATCGCCATATCGAGCAAGGTGGTAGAGATCCAAGACTTCTCCGAGTTGTTGAGTCTTGGATATCACACCAGCATCCTAATAGTCGTAGGGCTATCTACACAGGAAGTGCTGAGATCAGTGAAGAACTTACCAATCTGATCAATGCCATTAACTCCCTGAGAGGGCAACGTCCAGAATCTCATATATCTCgatcttcatctcgatcaGTATATGGCCACCCATATAGAGTGTATGAAGAAGACGGTAGCCGCGGCCGTGCTCGTGCTCGGCAATCGATTCCTGAACACTCGTCTCGGCCAAGCTACAGCAACCACAGCCAGGAGGACAGAAGCATGTTTCTTCGTCCAGAATCAAGATCCAGTTACTTGAGTGCTCCGTTGCAAGAGGGCGAGCAAAATTGGATGGATGAGGACGTAGACTGCCAAGCGTTGCTGTGGATGGATTGTCAGATGCAACAGCAAGGACTTACGGCCGATGAACGAAGACAACTCTTTGAGGACGATGTGCATCCCGCCTTCAGCGACTATGCAGAGAGTGTTCGGAACATGTCTCTCGATAATCGACTGCAGAGGGACTTTGCACCTGAGCAGCAGAGGAGAGACTCGACCGCTACTGTCACGAGACAGAGTGTTATGTCAAACCAACAAAGAGACTCTGCTTACAATGGAAAGAGAGCAAGCATCGTGCCAAATGAGCAGATGGAAATTTCATCTGTCTACAGTAACCCAAGTGCCGTGCCACCTcctctcagcttcagcagaGGACCGACACCCCCTGATACTACTGCCAGTAATAGCCCTACGGAAACTGAGTGGGAGCCTGCATCGGTATTTTCTCCCCCAGAAAGTGCTGCAGGGAGTTCAACTCCTCGTCCAGACACTGTAGAGCCGACCAGTGGAGGTACTCGAGAGTCTACCATAAACGCTCAACTTCAAGCACATATAGATTTTTGTCGGCAATACGGATTCAAGACGGGCATCCCATCTATTGATGGGGAGCCGTCAACACCTCGGCCAGCACGGGGCGGTAAGCAAAGAGCCTCGGCCGCCCCGTCAATTGCAGCGTCGAGCATTTACTCTTCGCATCCTGGGTTTAGACGCTCACAAGAGAACGTGGGTTCATTGGCTCCAGGGGGTCAGACGAGCCGTCGAACATCACGTATGTCGAATCAGGGGCAGCCCCAGAAGAGTCTGTTTGATCACGTGCGGGAGAATAGACAACTGATGGAGGACAGTGATGAGGAGTAG
- the ARL2 gene encoding ADP-ribosylation factor-like protein 2, with protein sequence MLSILRKARLKDKEMRILMLGLDNAGKTTIVKKVMGEDVNTVSPTLGFIIKTIDYEG encoded by the exons ATGTTGTCAATCCTGCGAAAAGCCCGACTCAAGGACAAAGAAATGCGAATCCTTATGCT CGGACTGGATAATGCTGGAAAAACCACAATCGTCAAGAAGGTTATGGGAGAGGATGTCAACACCGTAAGCCCAACATTAGgtttcatcatcaagacgATTGACTACGAGGGGTAA
- a CDS encoding hypothetical protein (EggNog:ENOG41) has protein sequence MSDEVSQFLEQVERLRGQQIEEDETRARELEEYLAAKRERQARREERARSISPQKSSPANTPSPRSSRRSVHLSEALRLDSPGLSKDDAASPSSEPEAKPEAPMDVSSSPTKENESPVGVDTKPATTPTRYSTLSWQRRPNSRSGSARPLSMLATQNATQRSFIGSQESSPAPASATEQTFSKDQIAHALGSKDPSWFRQTADRGANSAAYRKNQVEDTDRLDMASVKAQLPGMTAEQPKPSPPAEEPVKEPATPTKMRLASPPTLNPPAFDAGEDKSVGDRFGSMSGRVSPIRSNSRSNSPTKGMGGFVQSAMMKRSDSVKRWSVTSPPGLNRVNSIQSNQGGGLSVNARPQSKGRPESTTPNSSRPTSRHGESDNEVTPKAPTIDTAMEGAPIPTSPSKTMDPRRWSPTKSSWLESALNKPPESPKTHHKSSSSQPAWMAELNKNKGGFPGAEGTTRPRPGSISHKHQVSIGGLMRSTPMGTATKTNTTGLGGIYSPPPGGNRPYNHGASSSISKSAPKLEPGTPTEDKAAKVEAEPVPDPEPVPDPELTEEEKKAPGPAKDEPVISPREVKPFAPVPKPKPETPPKKDFRSSLRHRPTGSEAPKAQEPEFKNVFGTLRRTKTQNYVAPDELKDNILKGKASLSQTGGPQKTERVDEFKEAILKKKDDFKKAQVEGKGISRSNTPTNDSPLPEGLARRAEMAKRKSMAELKSPSTPSKPSSPKPTPGPKRIPSQTLSSPKPAPESALEPADEGLKRVVTESSAKPEESRALPSLQKGTSSPARLQGRVGGKLAGRFNPALAGMLARGPPPMTANGGKTSDESDSKGASIETVTEPSAPGPQLTHMTKGRARGPRRKAPTSAASKAASAAPAAEQKPVQEKPKPATPKPVEHVKEEVAEQTHPAQKVEESTTAPFSIQQQVAAKAAVRGKPTPIKPTSIKPQEDEPRRLQTRDEKTSSFSSRQTPKSEFLPSDYPSPLRIQKTGDAASQPGSPKKLDNNRMSRFMDRPSSNGTSEPAKEPIRLTHQRTGSRSPVKMFQRPLPEPEPSSSTKVDSDPVVSVKNAKAMFGGATQAPPLVAKPSWDRIEASGVHTPPRASPRPLPDPGRSSPLQINKTPSRAATRPLPTPSSKEPQTPQAPETPKPQQTASTAPPKTPSQGSDVASLLTDFFGPKPSRSEYKVDAAELLANRPPTGPLKIQSLSFQVFQISAEGKKTPVSAHNERTLFEREMYIAPHSFTNEAGWKRLEIYFWVGDQVPESAADDALLFVQKEAKALGGKLVKMQQGKETTEFLQALGGVVLIRRGSSNKYDSLAPNMLCGRRYQGQVAFDECDFSPSSLCAGFVYVLTSQGKAYIWKGRGCDVTELSAAKLIAIELTLTGELIEADDGDESESFWKLFESGSKPHSADHWRLKPNYAKYCSRLFCSDADTRQQVFEIAPFNQHDLSPEHIYVLDAFFEMYIIVGARAQSQYSSFRNALDFAQEYAILAAGMEDRPFVPISTVVLEGIPRDLKRVFRFWRDDLSPTATHTSSAAMGTPRRGRSLRVVSLTQALQALRE, from the exons ATGTCCGACGAAGTCTCCCAGTTTCTCGAGCAGGTCGAGCGCCTGCGTGGTCAACAgatcgaagaagacgaaacGAGAGCTCGTGAGCTTGAAGAATACTTGGCCGCCAAGCGAGAAAGACAGGCCCGTCGTGAAG AACGTGCACGATCAATCTCACCACAAAAGTCCTCCCCTGCAAACACTCCCTCACCGCGCTCGAGTCGTCGTAGCGTTCATCTATCCGAGGCATTGAGGCTCGACTCCCCCGGTTTGTCCAAGGACGACGCTGCCTCGCCATCATCTGAGCCTGAAGCAAAGCCCGAAGCTCCAATGGATGTCAGCTCCTCTCCGACCAAGGAGAACGAGTCTCCTGTTGGTGTCGATACCAAGCCCGCGACTACACCCACCCGTTACTCTACATTATCATGGCAGCGGCGGCCCAACTCCCGCAGCGGCTCTGCACGCCCATTGAGCATGCTCGCAACCCAAAATGCGACCCAGCGGTCGTTCATTGGGTCGCAGGAGTCTTCCCCAGCTCCAGCCTCCGCCACTGAGCAGACTTTCTCGAAGGACCAGATTGCTCATGCCCTTGGATCCAAAGACCCTTCCTGGTTTCGCCAAACAGCCGACCGTGGAGCTAATTCAGCTGCTTACCGAAAGAACCAAGTCGAGGATACTGATCGGTTGGACATGGCTTCTGTCAAGGCGCAATTACCAGGCATGACAGCCGAACAACCAAAACCAAGCCCACCTGCTGAGGAACCCGTTAAGGAACCTGCTACTCCTACTAAGATGAGGTTGGCAAGTCCCCCAACGCTGAATCCGCCAGCCTTTGACGCCGGTGAGGATAAGTCTGTGGGAGACCGCTTCGGAAGTATGTCAGGGCGTGTATCTCCTATTCGATCCAACTCACGATCCAATTCGCCCACCAAGGGTATGGGCGGATTCGTCCAGagtgccatgatgaagagatcagATAGCGTTAAGCGATGGAGCGTTACGAGCCCTCCTGGTCTGAATCGCGTCAATTCGATCCAGTCGAACCAAGGGGGCGGTCTATCTGTCAACGCGCGACCCCAGAGCAAGGGACGGCCTGAATCAACAACGCCAAACTCGAGCCGACCAACGTCTCGACATGGAGAGTCTGATAACGAGGTTACACCAAAGGCTCCTACGATTGACACTGCCATGGAGGGAGCACCAATTCCTACCAGCCCTTCTAAGACTATGGATCCTCGAAGGTGGAGCCCTACCAAGTCAAGTTGGCTTGAGAGTGCTTTGAATAAGCCGCCTGAGTCACCCAAGACTCACCACAAATCGAGTTCATCGCAGCCAGCTTGGATGGCAGAgctgaacaagaacaagggaGGTTTTCCTGGCGCTGAAGGAACCACACGGCCTCGCCCAGGGTCTATTTCTCATAAGCACCAAGTTAGTATCGGAGGACTTATGAGGTCTACGCCTATGGGAACCGCTACAAAGACCAATACTACTGGCCTTGGCGGCATCTATTCTCCTCCACCTGGTGGTAACCGACCCTACAACCACGGTGCCAGTTCGAGCATTTCCAAGAGTGCCCCTAAGCTTGAGCCTGGGACTCCAACTGAGgacaaggctgccaaggttGAGGCCGAACCTGTTCCTGATCCTGAGCCAGTCCCGGATCCCGAACTCaccgaagaggagaagaaggcgccGGGGCCTGCCAAGGATGAGCCGGTCATAAGCCCCAGAGAAGTAAAACCCTTTGCGCCTGTGCCTAAGCCTAAGCCCGAAACACCCCCAAAGAAGGATTTCCGTAGCTCCTTGAGGCATCGGCCAACAGGGTCAGAAGCGCCAAAGGCCCAAGAACCCGAGTTCAAGAACGTTTTTGGTACTCTTCGCAGAACCAAGACACAGAACTATGTGGCTCCTGATGAGCTGAAAGATAACATTCTTAAGGGCAAAGCTTCCCTCAGCCAGACAGGTGGTCCACAGAAGACAGAGAGAGTGGATGAATTCAAGGAGGCtattctgaagaagaaggatgactTTAAGAAAGCTCAGGTCGAGGGTAAGGGTATCTCAAGAAGCAACACTCCCACGAATGATTCGCCACTACCAGAGGGCCTTGCCAGAAGGGCTGAGATGGCAAAGAGAAAGTCAATGGCTGAACTGAAGTCACCATCTACCCCGAGTAAGCCAAGTTCGCCCAAGCCGACACCAGGCCCCAAGAGGATACCCAGCCAGACCCTTTCTTCGCCCAAGCCCGCTCCTGAATCCGCCCTAGAACCCGCTGACGAGGGTCTAAAGCGAGTAGTTACCGAATCTAGCGCGAAACCGGAGGAATCGCGGGCCTTGCCAAGCCTGCAAAAGGGAACGAGCTCACCTGCTAGACTACAGGGACGTGTAGGAGGTAAGCTCGCCGGACGGTTCAACCCAGCCCTCGCCGGCATGCTTGCACGAGGACCGCCGCCCATGACTGCCAATGGGGGAAAGACTTCGGATGAGTCTGATTCAAAGGGAGCTTCCATCGAAACAGTTACAGAACCTTCTGCTCCGGGCCCGCAGCTGACACATATGACTAAGGGTCGAGCACGAGGTCCCAGAAGAAAGGCCCCTACTTCAGCTGCCTCTAAAGCCGCCTCTGCAGCACCTGCAGCCGAACAAAAACCTGTCCAAGAAAAGCCCAAGCCTGCTACACCGAAACCCGTTGAACATGTCAAGGAGGAGGTAGCGGAACAAACACATCCTGCACAGAAGGTAGAGGAGTCAACCACTGCCCCTTTTTCTATTCAACAGCAAGttgctgccaaggctgccGTACGAGGAAAGCCTACACCCATAAAACCCACCTCTATCAAGCCTCAAGAGGATGAGCCTCGACGACTTCAGACTCGAGATGAGAAAACATCATCGTTCTCTTCCAGACAAACTCCCAAGAGTGAATTCCTCCCAAGTGATTATCCCTCGCCACTGAGGATCCAAAAGACCGGTGACGCCGCTTCACAGCCTGGCTCACCTAAGAAACTTGACAACAACCGCATGTCTCGATTCATGGACCGCCCGTCATCAAACGGCACATCAGAACCTGCCAAGGAGCCAATCCGTCTAACACATCAGCGAACAGGCTCTCGGTCTCCTGTCAAGATGTTCCAAAGGCCActgcctgagcctgagccctCGTCCTCAACAAAGGTTGACAGTGACCCTGTTGTCTCTGTAAAGAATGCGAAGGCCATGTTTGGCGGTGCTACTCAAGCCCCACCTCTGGTAGCGAAGCCCTCGTGGGACAGAATAGAGGCATCAGGAGTACATACACCACCAAGAGCTTCTCCTCGCCCCCTTCCCGACCCCGGACGATCTTCCCCTCTACAAATCAACAAGACTCCATCTCGAGCGGCCACCCGTCCCTTGCCTACACCCTCTTCGAAGGAGCCTCAGACTCCTCAGGCCCCAGAGACTCCCAAGCCTCAACAAACAGCTTCGACCGCACCACCAAAGACCCCCAGCCAGGGCAGCGATGTTGCTAGTCTATTAACAGACTTCTTTGGGCCAAAGCCCTCAAGGTCTGAGTACAAGGTAGATGCTGCAGAGCTTCTTGCAAACCGACCACCCACAGGCCCCCTGAAAATTCAGAGCCTCAGCTTCCAGGTGTTCCAAATATCCGCAGAGGGCAAGAAGACGCCTGTTTCGGCTCACAACGAGCGCACATTGTTTGAGCGAGAGATGTACATTGCTCCCCACAGCTTCACAAATGAGGCTGGGTGGAAGCGCTTGGAGATCTATTTCTGGGTTGGTGACCAGGTTCCTGAGTCGGCTGCTGACGATGCCCTTCTTTTCGTGcagaaggaagccaaggcaTTGGGCGGTAAGCTTGTCAAGATGCAGCAAGGCAAGGAGACAACGGAGTTTTTGCAAGCACTCGGTGGAGTTGTTTTGATTAGACGCGGCTCAAGCAACAAGTACGACTCACTGGCACCCAACATGCTCTGCGGCCGGCGCTATCAGGGCCAGGTCGCTTTCGATGAGTGTGATTTCAGCCCGTCGAGTCTCTGCGCAGGATTCGTCTATGTTCTCACCAGTCAGGGTAAGGCCTATATCTGGAAGGGACGAGGATGCGATGTAACAGAGCTGAGTGCGGCGAAGCTCATCGCCATTGAGCTTACACTCACTGGAGAACTAATCGAGGccgacgatggcgatgagtCTGAGTCATTTTGGAAACTTTTTGAGAGCGGATCAAAGCCTCACTCGGCTGACCATTGGAGGCTCAAGCCCAACTATGCCAAGTACTGCAGCAGACTCTTCTGCTCGGATGCAGACACACGGCAACAG GTTTTTGAGATCGCCCCCTTCAACCAGCATGACCTTTCTCCTGAGCACATCTATGTTCTTGACGCATTTTTTGAGATGTACATCATTGTTGGCGCCCGTGCTCAGTCACAATACTCGTCTTTCCGCAACGCTCTCGACTTTGCTCAAGAATATGCTATCCTTGCCGCGGGCATGGAGGACCGTCCTTTTGTGCCCATCTCAACGGTCGTATTGGAAGGTATTCCTCGGGATCTGAAGCGTGTCTTCCGTTTCTGGCGAGATGACTTGAGCCCTACAGCAACACACACGAGCTCGGCTGCTATGGGAACACCGAGACGGGGTCGAAGTCTGAGGGTCGTGTCTCTGACGCAAGCACTGCAGGCGCTTAGAGAGTAA
- a CDS encoding hypothetical protein (EggNog:ENOG41) yields the protein MSISNILLYFLLGYAALIIFFYAMSLVVPKAAFAARGLASYISLLAVAAYGVLASIFLTVVGKQQIAQWAVGRCFHHVMRYTTGVEFVVEDPDNVLGTTRPAIFIGNHQTELDVLMLGIVFPKYCSVTAKASLKKVPFLGWFMSLSGSIFIDRKNSKDAREAMKGAASEIQSKRQSVYMFPEGTRSYAKEPMLLPFKKGAFHLAIQAGVPIVPCVVANYSHIMHPKTLTFKSGKIPVKVLKPIPTKNLTAADVDELTRTTRELMLNELVTLTAKARGQPMAVPASLDSTTGKSSAIDTNGSAH from the exons ATGTCCATCTCCAATATCCTGCTCTACTTCCTCCTTGGCTACGCCGCCCTAATAATCTTCTTCTATGCCATGTCCCTCGTCGTTCCAAAAGCCGCCTTCGCCGCCCGCGGTCTCGCCTCCTACATCTCTCTCCTCGCCGTCGCAGCCTACGGAGTCCTCgcctccatcttcctcaccGTTGTCGGAAAGCAGCAGATCGCGCAATGGGCTGTCGGCCGCTGTTTTCACCATGTTATGCGCTACACCACTGGCGTTGAGTTCGTCGTCGAGGACCCTGATAACGTCCTCGGTACTACGCGCCcggccatcttcatcggaAACCACCAGACGGAACTCGATGTTCTCATGCTCGGAATCGTGTTCCCCAAGTACTGCAGTGTTACTGCCAAGGCCTCGCTGAAGAAGGTACCTTTCCTCGGCTGGTTCATGTCGTTGAGCGGTTCCATTTTCATCGATCGCAAGAACAGCAAGGATGCCCGCGAGGCTATGAAGGGCGCTGCTAGTGAGATCCAGTCCAAGCGTCAGAGCGTCTACATGTTCCCCGAGGGTACTCGAAGTTATGCCAAGGAGCCCATGCTGCTGCCTTTCAAGAAGGGTGCTTTCCACCTTGCTATCCAGGCCGGCGTGCCCATTGTTCCCTGCGTCGTCGCAAATTACAGCCATATCATGCACCCAAAGACTCTCACCTTCAAATCTGGAAAGATCCCCGTCAAGG TTCTCAAGCCTATTCCCACCAAGAACTTGACCGCCGCCGACGTTGACGAGCTTACCCGCACAACGCGGGAGCTCATGCTCAACGAACTCGTCACTCTCACAGCAAAGGCCCGCGGCCAACCCATGGCTGTTCCCGCTTCGCTTGACTCAACAACTGGCAAGAGCTCGGCCATCGATACAAATGGCTCAGCGCACTAA